In Thermocrinis minervae, a single genomic region encodes these proteins:
- a CDS encoding NAD(P)H-hydrate dehydratase — MKVLKAAEMSSADRRAIEYYGIPSVVLMERASLGLFRAIRDEFPYAKRVLVVAGKGNNGGDALALVRHMHLHGYKVDYLLPLGEDLKGDAKLQFDILLKLGKEPLKEFPSGGYDLIVDGLFGTGFRPPVDEKASRVIVWINSLGVPVVSVDIPSGLSADKHTIYEPSVRADLTVTFAFPKVCHVLHPAAKRCGKVVVVDIGIPEQAAEGVKRWIIGDVEVPKREVDVHKGIMGHVLLVGGSLGKTGALMISARACTRTGSGLVSVGVPKGLSHIFESSLVEEMSIPLPGDERLDEKALNLILSMKDRFSALAVGMGMDRYKEGQRIVCGLLEGWEGPLLLDADGLNNLSDGKCLELLKRRKSPTVLTPHVGEFSRLTGYSKEYILENFIDLALEFSTNYSCYLVLKSSRTAVATPDGKVFISLRGTPAMAKGGVGDALAGVLTSLLGRGMHVEDALKLGVFLHGIAGEIAHEKLHRESIGAMDLVECIPEAYKRIENGTVTDSISLIV, encoded by the coding sequence ATGAAGGTATTAAAAGCTGCTGAAATGTCATCGGCAGACAGGAGAGCTATAGAGTACTACGGTATACCCTCCGTAGTACTCATGGAGAGGGCTTCCCTTGGCCTATTTAGAGCTATAAGGGATGAATTCCCTTACGCAAAAAGGGTTCTTGTAGTAGCTGGTAAAGGCAACAACGGGGGAGATGCCTTAGCCCTTGTAAGGCATATGCACCTGCATGGCTACAAGGTAGACTACCTTCTTCCCTTAGGAGAAGACCTGAAGGGTGATGCCAAACTGCAGTTTGATATTCTCCTAAAGCTAGGTAAGGAACCCCTGAAGGAATTCCCCTCGGGTGGTTATGACCTTATAGTAGACGGCCTTTTTGGTACGGGCTTTAGACCGCCCGTTGATGAGAAAGCTAGCCGTGTAATAGTCTGGATAAACTCCTTGGGTGTACCAGTGGTCAGTGTAGACATCCCCTCGGGTCTTTCTGCGGACAAGCATACTATCTACGAGCCTTCTGTAAGGGCAGACCTTACAGTCACCTTTGCCTTTCCTAAGGTTTGCCATGTGTTACATCCCGCCGCCAAGAGGTGTGGAAAGGTTGTAGTTGTGGACATAGGCATACCAGAGCAGGCCGCTGAAGGAGTAAAAAGATGGATAATAGGGGATGTAGAGGTTCCAAAGAGAGAAGTGGACGTGCACAAAGGTATCATGGGTCACGTGCTTCTGGTGGGTGGCTCCTTAGGTAAAACAGGAGCCCTCATGATATCTGCAAGGGCATGTACTAGGACTGGTTCTGGGCTTGTGAGTGTAGGAGTTCCTAAAGGCCTTAGCCACATCTTTGAGTCTTCCCTAGTGGAGGAGATGAGTATACCCCTACCTGGAGACGAGAGGCTTGATGAAAAGGCTCTAAACCTTATCCTTTCCATGAAGGATAGGTTTTCTGCTCTTGCTGTTGGCATGGGCATGGACAGGTACAAGGAGGGTCAGAGGATAGTCTGCGGTCTGCTGGAAGGATGGGAGGGACCCCTCCTTTTGGATGCAGACGGTCTTAACAACCTATCGGACGGTAAATGTTTGGAGCTTCTCAAAAGAAGGAAGTCTCCTACAGTGCTCACACCTCACGTGGGAGAGTTCTCAAGGCTTACCGGCTACAGCAAGGAGTACATACTTGAGAACTTTATAGACCTTGCGCTGGAGTTTTCCACAAACTACAGCTGTTACCTGGTGCTAAAGTCTTCAAGGACTGCTGTAGCAACTCCAGACGGCAAGGTTTTTATTTCCCTTAGAGGCACACCAGCTATGGCCAAGGGTGGTGTAGGTGATGCCTTGGCAGGCGTGCTTACTTCTCTCCTTGGAAGGGGCATGCATGTAGAGGATGCGCTAAAGCTTGGAGTCTTTTTGCACGGAATTGCCGGCGAGATAGCACACGAGAAGCTACACAGGGAGAGCATAGGAGCCATGGACCTTGTAGAATGCATACCTGAAGCCTACAAGAGAATAGAAAATGGTACTGTTACTGATAGCATTAGCCTTATTGTTTAG
- a CDS encoding phosphoribosylanthranilate isomerase: MKVKFCGLTREEDVSKAVSLGVDYVGFILYPLSKRYVRPERLKELFKVAEDAKKVAVFVEPSYEEVKLALDYGADLIQLHGDESIDFARKIGMERVIKAFRVKQDFSIDQRWKEAYAILLDTYQEGLYGGTGRTFDWSVARRFVEGGFRIFLSGGLNPQNVQAAVKEVRPYAVDVSSGIEKSPGVKDHKKMEEFMHAVKDSSKD, translated from the coding sequence ATGAAGGTAAAGTTCTGCGGCCTTACGAGAGAAGAAGACGTTTCCAAAGCCGTAAGCCTGGGTGTGGACTACGTAGGCTTTATCTTGTACCCTTTGAGCAAGAGGTATGTAAGGCCAGAAAGATTGAAGGAGCTCTTTAAAGTGGCTGAGGATGCAAAGAAGGTTGCCGTCTTTGTTGAACCATCCTACGAGGAAGTTAAGCTTGCCTTAGACTATGGTGCTGATCTTATCCAGTTGCACGGAGATGAAAGCATAGACTTTGCCAGAAAAATAGGTATGGAAAGGGTGATAAAGGCCTTCAGGGTTAAACAAGACTTTAGTATAGACCAACGCTGGAAGGAAGCTTACGCCATCCTTCTAGATACGTACCAAGAAGGCCTTTACGGTGGGACAGGAAGGACCTTTGACTGGTCTGTAGCCAGAAGGTTCGTGGAGGGGGGCTTTAGGATATTCCTGTCAGGCGGACTGAACCCACAAAACGTACAAGCAGCCGTAAAAGAAGTAAGGCCTTACGCAGTTGACGTGTCCTCTGGTATAGAAAAGTCTCCTGGTGTAAAAGACCACAAAAAAATGGAGGAGTTCATGCATGCAGTTAAGGACTCATCTAAAGATTGA
- a CDS encoding hotdog fold thioesterase: MQLRTHLKIDQSLSGKPIELKEGYALVELKTDERMVADEMGLVHGGFIFSLADYCAMLTVNEETVVLAGANVKFKKPVVVGDTLLAEGKLLSKEGKKRIVKVTVTRGGEEVFEGEFICVVPEKHVLAP; the protein is encoded by the coding sequence ATGCAGTTAAGGACTCATCTAAAGATTGACCAGAGCTTGAGCGGAAAGCCTATAGAGCTAAAGGAAGGTTATGCGCTCGTGGAGCTCAAGACAGACGAGCGTATGGTTGCAGACGAGATGGGCCTTGTCCACGGTGGATTTATCTTCAGCCTAGCAGACTACTGTGCCATGCTTACGGTAAACGAGGAGACTGTAGTCTTGGCTGGAGCCAACGTCAAGTTCAAAAAGCCCGTAGTGGTAGGAGATACACTTCTTGCAGAAGGAAAGCTCTTATCCAAAGAAGGTAAAAAACGCATAGTGAAGGTTACAGTAACCAGAGGTGGAGAAGAAGTCTTTGAAGGAGAGTTTATCTGTGTAGTACCTGAAAAACACGTGTTAGCTCCTTAA
- a CDS encoding c-type cytochrome — MDVLGLYPMWYVPIFGSAFTIALIATIHVMASHTSVGASILLAYLATKAYKENNPKIYDYIKKYLLGLLVFSYVSGSITGPGIWFSATVANPRGISALIHNFVWVWASEWIWFVAEVTLVYILFYTLGRIDQKSWLRLVWTFAIGSWATMYVIVGILSFMLSPGHEKWFTTGNILDAFYNKNYFPHLLMRSSFMFAIAGTVGIAIAALMKKDVDEKTYKDIVKTMSYWGIGGIVFGLMFFAWYVSTLPERSILQLNSIIPSYLIVPLGIIVVLLLAHFLLTAVKPDLARVWVAYPLYISIFFLGVYPEEKIRETIRKPYVAGEFVWVNQIIAKDVPAKGISSEVPVINQKGLLKLDPFVPEGLKTITPENKVMAGKAFAVLACSGCHNVTGSTGLRPFGQKFAGMTDENSVYNFLVSYLRDNPPPYMPRLVGTDEEIRALAAYIADLVSKGGSVSARIVVPQKSLEAKK; from the coding sequence ATGGATGTGCTAGGTCTGTACCCCATGTGGTACGTACCGATCTTTGGTAGTGCCTTTACCATAGCCCTAATAGCTACCATCCATGTGATGGCTTCACACACCTCTGTAGGAGCTTCCATACTCCTCGCTTACCTTGCTACTAAAGCGTACAAAGAGAACAACCCAAAGATCTACGACTACATCAAAAAGTATCTTCTTGGTCTTCTTGTGTTTTCCTACGTGTCTGGATCTATAACTGGTCCGGGTATATGGTTTTCCGCAACAGTTGCCAACCCAAGGGGTATATCGGCACTCATACACAACTTCGTTTGGGTCTGGGCTTCTGAATGGATATGGTTCGTGGCAGAGGTCACGTTAGTCTACATACTCTTTTATACACTCGGACGCATAGATCAGAAGAGCTGGCTTAGGCTTGTATGGACGTTCGCCATAGGATCATGGGCTACCATGTACGTGATAGTTGGAATACTCTCCTTCATGCTTTCTCCTGGACACGAAAAGTGGTTTACTACTGGTAATATACTGGACGCTTTTTATAACAAGAACTACTTTCCACACCTACTTATGAGGAGCTCTTTTATGTTCGCCATAGCCGGTACCGTAGGTATAGCCATAGCAGCATTGATGAAGAAGGACGTAGATGAAAAAACTTACAAAGACATAGTAAAGACTATGTCTTACTGGGGGATAGGGGGCATAGTCTTTGGCCTTATGTTCTTTGCTTGGTACGTATCTACACTACCAGAAAGATCCATACTACAGCTAAACTCCATCATACCCTCTTACCTTATAGTACCCTTAGGTATCATAGTTGTACTGCTGCTTGCCCACTTCCTCCTAACAGCAGTGAAACCTGATCTTGCAAGGGTGTGGGTAGCTTATCCTTTGTACATATCCATATTCTTCTTGGGTGTCTATCCAGAAGAGAAGATAAGGGAGACCATACGTAAACCTTACGTGGCTGGAGAGTTCGTATGGGTCAACCAGATTATAGCTAAGGATGTGCCGGCGAAGGGTATAAGCTCCGAGGTACCTGTAATAAACCAGAAGGGTCTACTCAAGCTGGATCCCTTCGTACCAGAGGGCCTAAAGACCATAACGCCTGAGAACAAGGTCATGGCTGGAAAAGCTTTTGCAGTCCTGGCCTGTTCTGGATGCCATAACGTAACAGGCTCCACAGGTCTGAGACCCTTCGGCCAGAAGTTTGCAGGCATGACCGATGAAAACTCCGTGTATAACTTCTTGGTGTCTTACCTCAGAGACAACCCTCCGCCATACATGCCAAGGTTGGTGGGTACAGATGAAGAGATAAGAGCACTTGCCGCTTACATAGCAGACCTTGTATCCAAGGGTGGTTCTGTATCGGCCAGGATTGTAGTGCCTCAGAAGAGCTTAGAGGCTAAAAAGTAA
- a CDS encoding NADH-quinone oxidoreductase subunit A, translated as MEYLGILIFFLVALFIGFAFAFLNDLLGPKAKDKLEDYPYECGVPLYDPEARGNFNQGYYLLGLLLILFDIEVAYLFAWAVVFKDVGTQGLIGALLFIVILTVGFLYEWKKGGLDWQL; from the coding sequence ATGGAATACTTAGGAATTTTGATATTCTTCCTAGTAGCTCTGTTTATAGGTTTCGCTTTTGCTTTCCTAAACGACCTTCTTGGCCCCAAAGCAAAGGATAAGCTTGAAGACTATCCCTACGAATGTGGAGTACCCCTCTACGATCCAGAGGCAAGAGGAAACTTCAACCAGGGTTATTACCTCCTTGGGCTACTTCTTATACTCTTTGACATAGAAGTAGCTTACCTTTTTGCCTGGGCAGTAGTATTTAAGGATGTAGGTACTCAAGGCCTCATAGGCGCTCTGCTCTTCATAGTCATCCTTACTGTAGGCTTTCTCTACGAGTGGAAGAAGGGTGGTCTTGACTGGCAGTTATGA
- a CDS encoding NuoB/complex I 20 kDa subunit family protein, whose product MASINSNGFVLTTVDELLSWGRRNALWPVTIGLACCAIEMMHAAASRFDLDRLGVIFRASPRQADLLIVAGTVVNKVAPMLKLIWDQMPDPKWCISMGGCASAGGPFPTYSTLQGVDRIIPVDVYIPGCPPHPQGLLYGILQLQKKIKEKGVKKYDKAFEEFKKDLVRQGLKEVEV is encoded by the coding sequence ATGGCTAGCATAAACTCCAACGGCTTTGTACTTACCACGGTGGATGAGCTTCTAAGCTGGGGAAGGAGAAACGCCCTCTGGCCTGTGACCATAGGCCTTGCCTGTTGTGCTATAGAGATGATGCATGCAGCGGCTTCCCGCTTTGACTTAGATAGACTTGGAGTCATCTTTAGAGCTTCTCCGAGGCAAGCGGACCTACTCATAGTAGCAGGTACCGTTGTCAACAAAGTGGCGCCCATGCTAAAGCTCATTTGGGACCAGATGCCAGACCCTAAGTGGTGCATATCCATGGGAGGTTGTGCTTCAGCAGGAGGACCTTTCCCAACTTATTCAACCCTCCAAGGTGTAGACAGGATAATACCCGTGGACGTGTACATACCAGGCTGTCCGCCACATCCCCAAGGACTCTTATACGGCATCCTACAGCTTCAGAAGAAGATAAAGGAAAAAGGTGTCAAGAAGTATGATAAGGCCTTTGAGGAGTTCAAAAAGGACCTTGTAAGACAAGGACTTAAAGAGGTAGAGGTTTAA
- the nuoD gene encoding NADH dehydrogenase (quinone) subunit D has protein sequence MPWINRATLERLKFEFKDITVEEGKSVSIHVPRDKYIEFLRHLKEKEGFRHFIDFTCIDFPQTKNRFMGVCHLYNPDTNERVLVKTWAKDGKLPTLTHLWAGAKWAEREAYDMFGVEFEGHENLRRMFMWEGYEYFPLRKDFPLQGFPEVELPSLTEVLAGRTDPPSHDFELLHTKLATLEDLERTEKARLKKKAQLVLNWGPLHPGTHGTIWFMFDLDGEKVVQCDVILGQLHRGMEKIAENLYYFQFLPYTDRMDYISAICNELAYVTAVEKLLDVEVPEKARYIRTMFAELQRINSHLLWLGTGALDLGALTVFLYAFREREKIMDIIEGNAGYRLTTAFLRIGGVHYDLAEGTLDVVKAFIKDFPKRLAEYHQLLTRNRIWLRRTKDVGVITREDVFNYGLTGPVARGSGVPYDIRKLEPYAAYDEVEFDIPVGEVGDVYDRYLVRMEEMVQSLRIIEQCVAKLEKMPKSAPYVNKEHPAVMAPKEYVFNDLEDMVKNFRIVVHGESAPPGEVYASGENPRGELGFYIYSTGGSKPYRLRIRSGALYNLSIFPKLIEGRTIADAIALLGSLDPVVGETDR, from the coding sequence ATGCCCTGGATAAACAGAGCAACTCTAGAAAGGCTGAAGTTTGAGTTCAAGGACATAACTGTAGAAGAAGGTAAGAGCGTAAGCATTCACGTGCCTAGGGACAAGTACATAGAGTTCCTAAGGCATCTAAAGGAAAAAGAAGGTTTTAGACATTTCATAGATTTTACGTGCATAGACTTTCCACAGACGAAAAACAGGTTTATGGGGGTCTGTCATCTCTATAATCCAGACACCAACGAGAGGGTTCTGGTAAAGACCTGGGCAAAGGATGGTAAGCTCCCTACCCTTACCCACCTATGGGCTGGTGCCAAGTGGGCGGAAAGAGAAGCCTACGATATGTTTGGCGTGGAGTTCGAAGGACACGAGAACCTAAGACGTATGTTTATGTGGGAGGGCTATGAGTACTTTCCTCTTAGGAAGGACTTCCCTCTGCAGGGCTTCCCAGAAGTGGAGCTACCCTCTTTGACAGAGGTGCTAGCTGGAAGAACAGACCCACCTAGCCACGACTTTGAACTCCTTCACACAAAGTTGGCTACTCTAGAAGACCTTGAAAGAACAGAAAAGGCTAGGCTTAAGAAGAAGGCGCAGCTAGTATTAAACTGGGGCCCTCTGCATCCAGGTACTCACGGAACCATATGGTTTATGTTTGACCTGGATGGTGAGAAGGTAGTCCAATGTGATGTTATCCTTGGCCAGCTACACCGCGGTATGGAGAAAATAGCCGAAAACCTCTACTACTTCCAGTTTTTACCCTACACAGACAGGATGGACTACATATCGGCCATATGCAACGAGCTTGCCTACGTAACAGCAGTGGAGAAACTTTTGGACGTAGAAGTACCCGAGAAGGCAAGGTATATAAGGACCATGTTTGCTGAGCTTCAGAGGATAAACTCCCACCTTCTGTGGCTTGGCACGGGAGCCCTTGACCTTGGAGCTCTAACCGTGTTCCTGTACGCCTTCAGAGAAAGAGAGAAGATAATGGATATAATAGAAGGAAACGCAGGCTACAGACTTACCACAGCTTTTCTCCGCATAGGTGGAGTACACTATGATCTGGCCGAAGGAACTCTGGATGTGGTAAAGGCCTTCATAAAAGACTTTCCAAAGAGACTCGCAGAGTACCATCAGCTTCTTACCAGGAACCGCATATGGTTACGTAGGACAAAAGACGTGGGAGTGATTACCAGAGAAGACGTGTTCAACTATGGACTTACAGGTCCAGTGGCAAGAGGTTCAGGTGTACCCTATGACATCAGAAAGCTGGAACCTTATGCAGCGTACGATGAGGTAGAGTTTGACATACCTGTGGGAGAGGTAGGAGATGTCTACGACAGATATCTGGTGAGAATGGAGGAGATGGTCCAAAGCTTGCGCATAATAGAGCAGTGCGTGGCAAAGCTTGAGAAGATGCCAAAGAGCGCTCCGTACGTAAACAAAGAGCATCCTGCTGTCATGGCTCCTAAGGAGTATGTGTTTAACGACCTCGAGGACATGGTTAAGAACTTTAGGATAGTAGTACATGGAGAAAGCGCTCCACCGGGAGAGGTTTACGCCTCCGGTGAGAACCCAAGGGGAGAGCTAGGCTTTTACATCTACTCTACAGGTGGTTCAAAACCCTACAGGCTAAGGATAAGGTCTGGAGCCCTGTACAACCTATCTATATTTCCTAAGCTAATAGAAGGTAGGACCATAGCCGATGCAATAGCTTTACTTGGAAGCTTAGACCCTGTTGTAGGAGAGACGGACAGATGA
- the nuoH gene encoding NADH-quinone oxidoreductase subunit NuoH, with the protein MSELALYVLVTLVKIVVLVGVLLGVGAYLTWFERKLAGHIQARMGPKLVGPFGLLQPLADGIKLLTKEAIIPRGADKPVYYLAIVMALAPSLLIFSVIPFGPSFKLFGHEIKPIVADVNIALLIVFAMGSLAVYGTIFSGWASNSKYAFIGSLRKSAVIIGYEVVLGFAALGPLLLAGTLSTTGIVQAQIEKGTWFIVYQPVAFILFLFCMLAESGRVPFDIQEAEAELVTGYNVEYGGMKFGVFPLAEWYLNVMALSMVAVILFFGGWHGPNILGPISPYFWFLAKTFALVFFILWLHWTLPRFQAKDITEIAWKYMLPIALLNVVATALLKYFGLF; encoded by the coding sequence ATGAGTGAGCTAGCTCTTTACGTATTGGTTACCTTGGTAAAGATAGTGGTACTTGTAGGAGTACTTTTAGGTGTGGGCGCTTACCTGACTTGGTTTGAAAGGAAGCTGGCAGGACACATACAGGCCCGCATGGGACCAAAGCTCGTAGGCCCTTTTGGCCTCTTGCAACCGCTGGCAGACGGTATAAAACTCCTTACCAAGGAAGCTATAATACCAAGAGGTGCTGACAAGCCTGTTTATTACCTTGCCATAGTTATGGCCCTTGCTCCTTCTCTTCTTATCTTCTCTGTCATACCCTTTGGTCCTTCCTTTAAGCTTTTCGGCCATGAGATAAAACCCATAGTGGCTGATGTCAACATAGCCCTGCTTATAGTCTTTGCTATGGGATCTTTGGCCGTATACGGTACCATCTTTTCAGGATGGGCTTCAAACTCTAAGTACGCCTTTATAGGTTCCCTTAGGAAGTCCGCCGTCATAATAGGTTACGAGGTGGTGCTTGGGTTTGCTGCTCTTGGTCCTCTGCTTCTTGCCGGTACGCTAAGCACCACCGGAATAGTACAGGCCCAGATAGAGAAGGGTACATGGTTCATAGTGTACCAACCTGTTGCTTTCATACTGTTCTTGTTCTGTATGCTTGCCGAGTCTGGAAGGGTACCTTTTGACATTCAGGAGGCTGAGGCTGAGCTAGTCACCGGTTATAACGTAGAGTACGGTGGTATGAAGTTCGGTGTTTTCCCATTAGCTGAGTGGTACCTAAACGTCATGGCCCTTTCTATGGTAGCCGTCATACTCTTCTTCGGTGGATGGCACGGTCCAAACATCCTAGGACCTATATCACCCTACTTCTGGTTCCTGGCAAAAACCTTTGCCTTGGTATTCTTTATCCTGTGGCTTCACTGGACGCTTCCACGCTTTCAGGCCAAGGACATAACGGAGATAGCTTGGAAGTACATGCTACCCATAGCCCTGCTAAACGTGGTAGCTACGGCTCTATTGAAGTACTTCGGTCTATTTTGA
- a CDS encoding gamma carbonic anhydrase family protein produces MPVIREYKGKSPKIGEGVFIAENSVIIGDVEIGPDSSVWYGTVIRGDVNYIRIGKGTNIQDNSVVHVTHDTHPTIVGDYVTVGHRVILHGCTIGNYVLVGMGAVVMDGVVVEDFVLIGAGALLTPNKRFPSGVLVAGVPAKIVRDLRPEEIELIKESAMNYINYKNQYLSSK; encoded by the coding sequence ATGCCCGTAATCAGGGAATACAAGGGTAAAAGTCCAAAGATAGGTGAAGGTGTTTTCATAGCGGAGAATTCTGTGATCATAGGAGACGTGGAGATAGGACCTGACTCGAGCGTGTGGTATGGTACAGTCATAAGGGGTGATGTAAACTACATACGCATAGGGAAAGGAACCAACATACAGGACAACTCAGTCGTACACGTGACGCACGACACGCATCCCACTATAGTGGGAGATTACGTAACGGTGGGTCACAGAGTCATACTCCACGGCTGCACAATAGGGAACTACGTATTGGTTGGTATGGGAGCTGTGGTCATGGACGGCGTGGTTGTAGAGGACTTTGTACTCATAGGTGCTGGTGCCTTGCTTACTCCCAACAAGAGGTTTCCGTCGGGTGTACTGGTGGCTGGGGTGCCGGCGAAGATAGTGAGGGACCTAAGACCTGAAGAGATAGAGCTCATAAAAGAATCTGCCATGAACTATATAAACTACAAAAATCAGTACCTTTCGTCAAAATAG
- a CDS encoding sigma-70 family RNA polymerase sigma factor, producing MKKYEKDREAFVLEYLPLVRRIAQSIHRHVYGIVDIRDLIGYGVLAILESINKLDKTKNPEAYLRLRIRGAMYDYLRSLDFVSRSLRDKAKRIRQALEELSKEKEPTDEEIAKYLDVSVEDLHKDLQKLSASQILYLDEIFKEGRSYEEIFSSSEETPEDIVIREDLEEKLKEAIERLNDREKLVLQLVFYEELPIKEVAKILGVSMARVSQIKEDAIEKIRKYLISVL from the coding sequence ATGAAGAAGTACGAGAAGGACAGGGAGGCTTTTGTACTGGAATACCTTCCTCTGGTAAGGAGGATAGCTCAAAGCATTCACAGGCATGTTTACGGCATTGTGGACATACGTGACCTTATAGGTTATGGAGTGCTAGCCATCTTAGAGTCTATAAACAAGCTAGACAAAACAAAAAATCCGGAAGCCTACCTCAGGCTACGAATAAGAGGAGCTATGTACGACTACCTTAGGAGTTTGGACTTTGTAAGCAGAAGCTTAAGAGATAAGGCTAAAAGGATAAGGCAGGCCCTTGAGGAGTTAAGCAAAGAAAAGGAACCTACGGATGAAGAAATAGCTAAGTACCTAGACGTAAGTGTGGAGGATCTCCATAAGGATCTACAAAAGCTTTCAGCCTCGCAAATACTCTATCTGGATGAGATCTTTAAAGAGGGAAGGAGTTATGAAGAGATATTCAGCTCTTCGGAGGAAACTCCAGAAGATATAGTCATCAGGGAGGACCTGGAGGAAAAGTTAAAGGAAGCCATAGAAAGGCTGAACGATAGAGAAAAATTGGTGCTGCAACTTGTGTTTTATGAAGAACTACCCATAAAGGAAGTAGCTAAGATTTTGGGCGTCTCCATGGCTAGAGTATCCCAGATAAAAGAGGATGCCATTGAGAAGATCAGAAAGTATCTAATCTCTGTTTTATGA
- a CDS encoding M16 family metallopeptidase, with amino-acid sequence MIYLLLLLTFFFSAFGFGGSRMVEKTLNNGVRIILKETKGEGILGGYTFIKSGTHEEWKRGLTNLTSIMLLRGTKKFDSFQIASAFEDYGGSISADTTDDYVQIGFATKTEGLDKALEVLESMLLEPTFPEEQLEREKKNVISAIRSKREKGFELAMENLRRLTFKGTPYEVSPLGTEEDVSKIEKDDLVKRWNQILKGKNVVFVLVGDFNAEEVLPKVEKVLSKIPPGEFTFKEENTSVEESKVVYVSRQGAQATILCAWNGPKLDDGNWFSFKVLDAVLGTGMTSKLFQFLREQKGYAYATYSMFPTRLFSPRLFTYVGTSPDKAEDALKDMLEVVRNSTIKEEDVELAKSKIIGGFLLSHQTRLSQAWYLGFYEVMGLGWKMDEEYPKLIQKVSLKDVLSARDRFIKEHHCVVVKP; translated from the coding sequence ATGATATACCTTCTTCTGCTTTTAACTTTCTTTTTTTCAGCCTTTGGCTTTGGAGGAAGCAGGATGGTGGAAAAGACCTTGAACAACGGAGTGAGGATTATACTCAAGGAAACCAAAGGAGAAGGCATACTAGGTGGTTACACTTTTATAAAGTCTGGAACTCACGAGGAATGGAAGAGAGGTCTCACAAACCTCACGTCAATAATGCTCCTGAGAGGGACAAAGAAGTTTGACAGTTTCCAGATAGCCTCTGCCTTTGAGGACTACGGTGGCAGTATATCTGCGGACACTACGGACGACTATGTACAAATAGGCTTTGCCACTAAAACAGAAGGATTAGACAAAGCTTTGGAAGTTTTAGAGAGTATGCTCCTTGAACCTACCTTCCCAGAGGAACAACTCGAGAGGGAAAAGAAGAATGTCATAAGCGCCATAAGATCTAAGCGGGAGAAGGGCTTTGAGCTTGCCATGGAAAACTTAAGGAGGTTGACCTTTAAAGGTACACCCTACGAAGTTTCACCATTAGGGACCGAGGAGGATGTCTCTAAGATAGAAAAGGATGACCTTGTCAAACGTTGGAACCAAATACTAAAGGGGAAAAATGTGGTGTTTGTCTTGGTTGGAGACTTCAATGCAGAAGAAGTCCTCCCAAAGGTGGAGAAAGTCCTCTCTAAGATACCACCAGGAGAATTTACTTTCAAGGAGGAGAACACATCCGTAGAAGAGTCTAAGGTGGTCTACGTAAGCAGACAAGGTGCTCAAGCTACTATCCTTTGCGCGTGGAACGGTCCTAAGTTGGATGATGGCAACTGGTTTTCTTTCAAAGTCCTTGACGCAGTCCTTGGAACAGGGATGACCTCTAAACTCTTTCAGTTTTTGAGGGAGCAAAAAGGGTATGCGTACGCCACGTACTCCATGTTCCCTACAAGGTTATTCTCTCCGAGACTCTTCACATACGTGGGTACCTCTCCGGATAAAGCTGAGGATGCCCTTAAAGATATGCTTGAAGTTGTAAGAAACTCAACCATAAAGGAAGAAGATGTAGAGCTTGCAAAGAGCAAGATAATAGGTGGGTTTCTCCTTAGCCATCAAACAAGGTTAAGCCAAGCCTGGTACCTGGGATTCTACGAAGTTATGGGCTTAGGCTGGAAGATGGACGAAGAGTATCCAAAGCTGATACAAAAGGTAAGCCTAAAGGACGTTTTATCCGCCAGGGATAGATTTATAAAAGAACATCATTGTGTGGTAGTAAAGCCATAA